In Wolinella succinogenes DSM 1740, a single genomic region encodes these proteins:
- a CDS encoding proton-conducting transporter membrane subunit, giving the protein METIYTLFLLASLLSIALYKKPLWAHRLGFALASLFSLYAAIFFFSHLGETLVWKLPGSFISAPTFRLDSLGMLFSFLISVVAFAVSLFSLDYARFYEKKANLAAFASLMNAFILSMLLVVASDGVFSFMLLWEVMTLISALLILINDGEGASKKAMIYLGIAQLGAFCLMVALLVMASLAGSFEFSEFGRLDISEGASIALFLLLLVGLGSKAGMFPFHVWLPLAYGQCPSNASALMSGVMIKVALFAFIKFSLLLPLSSTFGYILLLFGGLSVLFGVLYAVVANDYKAAIAYSSCENVGIIFLGLGAAFYGIGENLPVVALLGFVAALFHILNHALFKSLLFMLSGNLYTATGSKEMDSLGGIHKKMPFTSILFLVAVLAIGALPPLNGFASEWVTYQAMLQGGVEEGIAPRLFFTFGIIALAVGGALAIMAFSKAYGALFLGLPRDEAIYEGIQEVSSIRLWPLAFLASLCVGLGIFMGEVVSLLSTMVASYIPTANAEDASTLSMPLVVLVMLLCAVVPFVLLYITKANHAPIRVTEPWACGFIYNKNMQIGSNAFTGDIRRALRFLLRYESESKMEGYFSRVTYKKKARDLFWDRLYEPVISWVMEAADKIGIFQNGRTNLYAGYILVYLCLVLIFGYYHL; this is encoded by the coding sequence ATGGAAACGATCTACACTCTCTTTCTGCTCGCCTCTCTCCTCTCTATCGCGCTCTATAAGAAGCCTCTTTGGGCGCATAGATTGGGATTTGCACTCGCGAGTCTATTTTCACTTTATGCGGCGATCTTCTTCTTTTCTCATCTAGGGGAGACGCTGGTGTGGAAACTCCCTGGAAGCTTCATCAGTGCGCCCACTTTTAGGCTTGATTCCTTGGGGATGCTCTTTAGCTTCTTAATCTCGGTGGTGGCGTTTGCGGTCTCGCTCTTTAGCCTTGATTATGCTCGATTCTATGAAAAAAAGGCGAATCTAGCAGCCTTTGCCTCTCTTATGAATGCCTTCATCCTCTCCATGCTGCTTGTGGTGGCGAGTGATGGGGTCTTCTCTTTCATGTTGCTTTGGGAGGTGATGACGCTCATCTCAGCCCTCTTGATTCTAATCAATGATGGCGAAGGTGCCTCCAAAAAGGCGATGATCTATCTAGGAATCGCCCAACTAGGAGCTTTCTGCCTAATGGTCGCCCTTTTGGTAATGGCAAGTTTGGCGGGTAGCTTTGAATTTAGCGAGTTTGGACGGCTGGATATTAGCGAGGGGGCGAGTATCGCACTCTTTTTGCTGCTATTGGTGGGGCTTGGGTCAAAGGCGGGGATGTTTCCCTTTCATGTTTGGCTTCCTTTGGCTTATGGTCAATGCCCTTCAAATGCCTCAGCGCTTATGAGTGGGGTGATGATCAAGGTGGCGCTTTTTGCCTTCATCAAGTTTTCACTCCTGCTCCCGCTCTCGAGCACTTTTGGATATATCCTCCTCCTTTTTGGGGGACTTAGCGTTCTTTTTGGGGTGCTTTATGCGGTGGTTGCCAATGATTATAAGGCTGCAATCGCCTATAGCTCTTGCGAGAATGTGGGCATTATCTTTTTGGGACTAGGAGCGGCTTTTTATGGAATAGGGGAGAATCTTCCTGTTGTAGCGCTGCTTGGTTTTGTCGCGGCGCTCTTTCATATCCTCAACCATGCGCTCTTTAAATCGCTCCTTTTCATGCTAAGCGGCAATCTCTACACAGCCACAGGCTCCAAAGAGATGGATTCTTTGGGGGGGATTCACAAAAAGATGCCTTTCACCTCTATCCTCTTTCTTGTGGCGGTGCTCGCCATTGGCGCACTTCCTCCGCTCAATGGCTTTGCTAGTGAGTGGGTCACCTATCAGGCGATGCTTCAAGGAGGCGTAGAGGAGGGGATTGCTCCTCGTCTCTTCTTTACCTTTGGCATCATTGCATTGGCTGTGGGTGGAGCCTTGGCGATCATGGCTTTTTCCAAAGCTTATGGGGCACTCTTTTTGGGACTCCCAAGGGATGAGGCAATCTATGAGGGAATCCAAGAGGTCTCTAGTATCAGATTGTGGCCTTTGGCCTTTTTGGCGAGTCTCTGTGTGGGACTTGGAATCTTTATGGGCGAGGTGGTCTCTCTGCTCTCAACGATGGTGGCGAGCTATATTCCTACGGCCAATGCCGAGGATGCAAGCACCCTCTCCATGCCTTTGGTGGTGTTAGTGATGCTTTTGTGTGCGGTGGTGCCTTTTGTCTTGCTCTACATCACCAAGGCCAATCACGCCCCCATTCGAGTCACCGAGCCTTGGGCGTGCGGATTTATCTATAACAAAAACATGCAGATTGGCTCCAATGCCTTCACGGGCGATATTCGCCGTGCACTTCGATTCTTGTTGAGGTATGAGAGTGAGAGCAAAATGGAGGGCTACTTCTCTAGGGTGACCTATAAGAAAAAAGCTCGCGATCTCTTCTGGGATCGACTCTATGAGCCTGTGATTAGCTGGGTGATGGAGGCGGCTGATAAGATTGGAATTTTCCAAAACGGTCGAACGAATCTCTATGCGGGTTATATTTTGGTCTATCTTTGCCTAGTGCTGATTTTTGGTTATTACCATCTGTGA
- a CDS encoding 4Fe-4S dicluster domain-containing protein, translated as MSKVHKFVITNPELCVACNACMKACIKQAYKRGKLAKSRLDVLSLESGKMPNQCRQCDDAPCANVCPTGALRISNQTVELCEEICIGCKLCTIACPYGAVVIEAEVPPSIVGEFERNLEAGCVSGLKSIAIKCDLCHGAQEGPACIDSCPKGALLMVDPILMECKFGKKLKADMTPFLKKIAPEVEFLNIPAPVLKKPKEPSPDSPETPQSNQGEA; from the coding sequence ATGTCGAAAGTTCATAAGTTTGTTATCACCAATCCAGAGCTTTGTGTCGCCTGTAACGCCTGCATGAAGGCGTGTATCAAACAGGCCTATAAACGGGGGAAATTGGCCAAGAGTCGTTTGGATGTTCTCTCGCTAGAGAGTGGCAAGATGCCCAATCAGTGTCGCCAATGCGATGATGCACCCTGCGCAAATGTCTGCCCCACAGGTGCTTTGCGAATCTCCAATCAAACCGTCGAGCTTTGTGAAGAGATCTGTATTGGCTGTAAGCTCTGCACCATCGCCTGTCCTTATGGAGCGGTTGTGATTGAGGCGGAGGTTCCTCCCTCCATCGTGGGGGAATTTGAGAGGAATCTAGAGGCGGGATGCGTGAGTGGTCTTAAAAGTATTGCCATCAAGTGCGATCTCTGTCATGGCGCCCAAGAGGGGCCAGCGTGTATTGATTCTTGTCCTAAAGGGGCGCTTTTGATGGTGGATCCCATCTTGATGGAGTGCAAGTTTGGCAAAAAACTCAAAGCCGATATGACTCCCTTTTTGAAAAAAATCGCCCCTGAAGTGGAGTTTTTGAATATTCCCGCTCCTGTGCTCAAAAAGCCCAAGGAGCCAAGCCCCGATTCACCTGAGACTCCGCAATCTAACCAAGGAGAAGCCTAA